The following nucleotide sequence is from Mycobacterium sp. 3519A.
TTGGGCGCCGCAGGCATGCCTGCCGGGTTCCCCGACCTGTCGAACATGCCCAAGGGTCTCGACGAGCTGCCGCCGGGTCTTGCCGACATCGACCTGTCGAAGTTGAAGTTCCCGAAGAACTGAGTGCGGGCGAGGTCATCGCGATGGACGACGCATTGTTGCTGCAGCACCGCGACGAGCGCGGCGTCGTCACGCTGACGCTCAATCGGCCGAAGGCTCTCAACGCGCTGTCGGAGTCGATGCTCGCGGCGCTCGGTGAGGCTTTCGACGGGCTCGCCGACGACGAGTCGGTACGAGCCGTGGTGCTCGGCGCGTCAGGCCGGGCCTTCAGCGCAGGCCACGACCTGAAGGAAATGCGCGCCGAGCCGTCGCTCGAGTACTACCAGCGGCTGTTCGCGCAGTGCTCGGCCGTGATGCTCGGGATCCGTCGCCTACCGGTGCCGGTGATCGCCAGGGTGCAAGGTCTTGCCACCGCAGCGGGCTGCCAGCTCGTCGCCATGTGCGATCTGGCGATCGCGAGCAGCGACGCGCGCTTCGCCGTCAACGGCGTCGACGTCGGATTGTTCTGTTCGACGCCGGGCGTCGCGTTGTCCCGCAACGTGCCGGCCAAGGCCGCCTTCGAGATGCTGGTCACCGGCGACTTCATCTCGGCCGAGGAGGCCTGCGCGAAGGGTCTGGTGAACCGTGTCGTGACGCCCGACGCGCTCGACGATGAAATCGAGGCACTGGTCACGCGAATCGTCGCGAAGCCGCGCGTCGCGCTCGCGCTGGGTAAGAGCCTGTTCTACCGCCAACGTGAAGAAACGATCGAGTCTGCGTATGAGGATGCCGGTGCGACGATGGCCTGCAACATGATGGACCCGAGCGCGCTGGAAGGCGTGCAGGCTTTCATCGAGAAGCGTCCGCCGAACTGGTCAACCACCTAGCGTGCGGCTACATGTGCGCGGCCGCGGGCTCCCGGACGGGGAGCCGGTCGAGTGGTGGATCGTCGACGGCGTATTGAGCGCCGAACCGGTCAGTGACGCGGAGACCATCTTCGGTGCTGACGGGGCTGGTGGATGGGTGCTGCCCGGGCTGGTCGACGCGCACTGCCACGTCGGCCTGGGCCAGGACGGCGAGGTCCCGCTGGACGAGGCCGTCGCGCATGCCGAGACCGAACGTGACGTCGGCGCGCTGCTGCTGCGTGACGCCGGGTCGCCGACCGACACCCGCGGCTTCGACGACCGCGACGACCTGCCCCGCATCATCCGTGCCGGCAGGCACCTGGCCACGCCGAAGCGCTATCAGCGCGGATTCGCCCTCGAGTTGGAGGACGAATCGCAGTTGCCCGACGCGGTCGCCGAGCAGGCCCGCTGGGGCGACGGCTGGGTCAAGCTGGTGGGCGACTGGATCGACCGGGAGACCGGCGACCTGGCGCCGCTGTGGTCCGACGACATCCTCAAGCAGGCAATCGACGCCGCCCACGACAACGGCGCCAGGGTCACCGCCCACGTGTTCAGCGAGGACGCGCTGCCCGGCCTGATCAACGCGGGCATCGACTGCATCGAGCACGGCACCGGACTGACCGACGAAACCATCGAGTTGATGGTCGAGCACGGCACCGCGCTGGTGCCGACGCTGATCAACGTCGAGAACTTCCCCGGCATCGCCGCCGCGGCGCAGAAGTACCCGACCTACGCTCGGCACATGCGCGACCTCTACGCCAGTTGCTATCCGCGGACCAGCGCCGCGCTTGACGCAGGGATTCCGATCTACGCGGGCACCGACGCAGGCAGCACGGTGGCGCACGGCCGGATCGCGGACGAGATCGAGGCGCTCAAGCGCATCGGGATGAGCCCGACCGAGGCGCTGGGCGCCGCATGCTGGACAGCTCGAGAGTGGTTGGGGCGTCCCGGAATTCAGCACGGCGCGTCGGCCGATCTGGTGTGTTACGACGACGATCCGCGCTCCGGCGCCGAAGTGATCAACAATCCCGCCCGCGTCATCCTGCGGGGCCGCGTTTTCTAACGCTCACCGGTATTGGCTGAAGCCCCAATCCAGCAGGCCGATCGCCTGGCCGTACATGTCGCCGTCGCCGTACATCTGCACGACGACGAGACGGTGGCCGTTGCGCTGGGCGGCCCCGACGAACGTCTGTTGCGCGAGGTTGGTGAACCCGGTCTTGCCAACGAGGGTGCCGGGGTAGCGCTTGAGCAACTGGTTCTGGTTGGCGATGGTCTTCGGCCCGTCGTCGGTCGGGAACAGCGACGACGGTTGACGCACGATCGCGGCGAAGGCCGGATAGCGCAGGGCGGCGCGGTAGATGAGGGCCAGGTCGTACGGCGTCGTGATCGACTCCATCCCCGGGCCGTCGAGGCCCGACGGCGAGGATGCGTCCGTGTTCCGAGCGCCCAGCGCGGCGGCCTTGGCGTTCATCCGCGCAACGGCGGACTGGTAGCCGCCGAGGCCCTCGGCGAGCGTGTTGGCGGCGTCGTTGCCCGACACCAGCAGCAGGCCGTCGAGCAACTGCCGCACGGTGTACGGCCTGCCCGCCTTGACCCCGACGCACGAACACTCCACGTCGGTGTTCGCGGGCGCCGCAGTGATCACCGCGTTGAGCGGGAGCTGGTCCAGCACCACCATCGCGAGCAACGCCTTGATGGTGCTGGCCGGTGCGTGCGGCTGATATGGGTTGCGGGAGGCCAGGATTCGACCGTTGTCGAGGTCGGCCAGCAGCCATGCCTGCGCGGGTCCCTGGGGAAGATCGACCGCGCCTGCCGGTTGGATACCCGGCTCAGAGGCTGCCGGGGCGGCGACCAGTACGGCCGCGGACAGCGCGATGCTCCACGCGGCCAATAACTTTCGCACGGCCGCCGAGCGTACTCAGCTCGTTCGCCGGTGAGGTCTCGGATGCGTTGCGATTGCGCAACTCAAAGCGTGCCGATGCCTGCGCCTGGGCTCTGGGCGAAGCCCCAGTCCAGAAGCCACGACGCTTGATCCCAATACGTCGGACCGCCTTCTTTGATCAGCCCGTACATCATCGCGATCACCAGTCGTCGACCGCCGCGGTCGGCGGCCGCGACGAACGTCTTCTTGGCCGCATCGGTGAACCCGGTCTTTCCGCCGATCGCGCCGGGGTAGCGGTGCAGCAGTTCGTCCTCGTTGACCAGTTGCTTGTCGCCCGCACCGGAGGGGAACATCGCCGTCGGCTGCGCAGTGATCTGAGCGAACGTCGGGTTGGCCATCGCGGCGCGGAAGATGATCGCAAGGTCACGCGGGGTGGTGGCACCCGATCCGGCGGGCCCGTCCAACCCGGACGGTGTCGTGGCGTGGGTGTTCACCGCGCCGAGCGACGCGGCCTTGGCGTTCATCTTCGCGACGGCCGCGTCGTAACCGCCGATCATGTCGGCCAGCGCGTTGGCGGCGTCGTTACCCGACGCCAGCAGCACCGCGTCGAGCAGTTGGCGCGCCGTGTAGGTGCCGCCCGGCTTGATGCCCACGCAGTTGCACTCGACCTGCGTGTCGGCCGCGGTGCCGACCACCGTCGCCTCGAGGTTGGGCAACTCCTCCAGCGCGGTCAGCGCCAGCAGCGTCTTGATCGTGCTCGCGGGCGGGTGCGCGACGTCCATGTCGCGGCCTGCCAGCACCTGTCCGGTGTCCATGTCGGCCACGATCCAGGCAGGCGCGGGACCGTCGGGGATCGGCACGCTGCCCACCGGTTGGATGTCCGCGTCGGCCGCGGCAACCGGCATGACCGACAGCGTGACCAGACTCAGGCAGGCGGCCAGCGCCGTGACGAATCTCCCCATGGAGTCTGCAGCCTAACCGGGCCGCTTCATCGTGTTCAATCGACGCATGCTGAGCCTGGAGGAGATCTCGGACCGGTTCGAGATCCAGCAGTTGCTGATCGATTATTCGACGGCGATCGACAGCCGACGCTTCGACGATCTCGACCGGGTGTTCACCCCGGACGCCTACATCGACTACCGGGCGATGGGCGGCATCGACGGTCATTTCCCCGAGGTGAAGGCGTGGCTGGCGGACACGCTGCCGAAGATCTTCGCCTCGCATGCGCACATGCTCGGCAACTTCGACGTGCGCATCTCCGGTGATACCGCGTCCTCGCGCACCTTCTGCTTCAACCCGATGGTGTTCGCGGGAGACAACAATCAGGTGATGTTCTGCGGGCTGTGGTACGTCGACGACTTCGTCCGCACCCCCCAGGGCTGGCGCATGAGCCGGCGCGTCGAGGAGAAGTGCTTCGACAACGTGGTCTAGTCACCCCTCTGGCGTGCTAGGGCCGCTTTCGACATCACGGCTGTGGAATCGGGCATTCCGGTGTCAGCCACGACCCTGGTGTCGATTTCGGCCATGGGACCGCGGGTCGGTGTTCCTAGGTGGGTCGCCTGCCGATGAGCAGATAGCGCGGTATTGGCTTGTCCTCGATCCGGCGCTCCTCGACCTGCAGGCCTGATTCTGCAAGTGCCGCGGCGATTTCGGCGACTGGGCGGATGGTGAACCCGTGCTTGACGAACGGTAGTCGCGCCATCACGTCCGGATCACCGATGCCGACCACCGCGCGGCCACCGGGCCTCAGTACACGGGCGAGCTCGGCGCACGCCACGTCGAGCTCGGAGATGAAGTACACGGTGTTGACGGTGATCAGCGCGTCGAGGACACCGTCCTCGAGCGGAAGCTCGATCAGCGACCCGTGCGCCAACCGCAGCCGACTGTCACCGCCGAACGCCGACCTGGCTCTGCGCAACATGTCGTCGGCGATCTCGATACCGTGCACGACGCCGTCCTCGCCGACTGCGGTCAACAACAGTTGCAGGCCGGCGCCGCCGCCGAAACCGATGTCCGCGGCGACGTTTCCGCGCTGGATCTCGGCCGCATCCACAGCCGCGGCGATGGCTTTCGAATTGCCGCGGTTGAGCGATCGCGCGACGAACGGACTCAGGATGCCGTGTGGGCGGCCCAACTGTCCGGCCACCACCGCCAACATTCGCTCATGTAAGGACGTCATGGTTTGTCATCTCAGCACTCGGTGCATCGCCCTCTTGATCGGATCCGACAGATACACGGAGACGAACACGTTGAAGATGTCTTCGCGTCCAGTCCTTGGTGTCCAGGTAGCGGCAGCACCGCGCCTTCAACTGCTTGATCGCCTCGATCTCCATCAGGGCGGTGGCATCGTCCATAGCCGAAGCGTGACACGATTTCCGCTGGGAGCGGCTGTTCTGGCACAATGAGCGGCTGTCTGCCATGCGACTACGGCTGCATGGCGGTCACACACGTAAGGCAAAACCGGATCCGGGCATCCCGCCCGCGATCGCCGAATTGCAGCGTGGCAACCACAGGAGATCGTTTCATCATGGCTGTCAAGATCAAGCTCACCCGGCTTGGCAAGATCCGCAACCCCCAGTACCGCATCGCCGTCGCCGACGCGCGCACCCGCCGCGATGGCCGCGCCATCGAGATCATCGGCCGCTACCACCCGAAGGAAGAGCCGAGCCTGATCGAGATCAACTCGGAGCGGGCCCAGTACTGGCTCGGCGTCGGCGCCCAGCCCACCGAACCGGTGTTGCAGCTGCTGAAGATCACCGGCGACTGGCAGAAGTTCAAGGGTCTGCCCGGCGCGGAGGGCACGCTGAAGGTCAAGGAGCCCAAGCCGTCCAAGTTGGATCTGTTCAACGCCGCGCTCGCCGAGGCTGAGGGCGGACCGTCCACCGAGGCCACCACGCCCAAGAAGAAAAAGGCTCCGGCCAAGAAGGCCGCCGAGAAGGCCGAGGCCGCTGAGGCTGAGGCCCCCGCTGAGGCTGAGGCGCCGGCCGAGGCTGCCGCTGAGACCACCGAAAGCTGACCGCGGCCATGAGCTCTGTCGTCGTTGACGCCGTCGAGCATCTGGTCCGCGGGATCGTCGACAATCCCGACGATGTCCGGGTCGACATGGTGACCAGTCGTCGCGGCCGCACCGTCGAGGTGCATGTGCATCCCGACGACCTCGGCAAGGTCATCGGCCGCGGTGGTCGCACCGCGACCGCGCTGCGCACGCTGGTCGCCGGGATCGGCGGCCGAGGCATCCGCGTCGACGTGGTGGACACCGACCAGTAAGGGTCGTATGGACCTGGTAGTCGGGCGGGTCGTCAAAGCGCACGGCGTCACCGGCGAAGTGGTCGTCGAGATTCGCACCGACGACCCCGATACCCGCTTCGCGCCTGGTTCGACGCTGCGCGGCAGGCCATCTCGCGGTGGTCGCGAAAGCCGGTACGTCATCGAGTCGGTCCGCGACCACGCCGGACGGCTGCTGGTGCGGCTGGCCGGGGTGACCGATCGCGATACCGCGGATTCCTTGCGGGGCACCGTATTTCTCGTCGACTCCGCCGACCTGCCGCCGATCGACGATCCCGACGAGTTCTACGACCACCAACTCGAAGGGCTGCACGTGGTGACCACCGCAGGCGTGGCCGTCGGCTCGGTGGCAGAGGTATTGCACACCGCGGCAGGCGAATTGCTGTCGGTGCGAAACGACGACGGTGAGGTGCTGGTGCCGTTCGTCAGCGCCATCGTGACGTCGGTGTCGCTGGCCGACCAGACGATCGTGATCGACCCGCCCGAGGGCCTGCTGGAGCTGGGCTGACATGCGAATTGACGTCGTCACGATCTTCCCGGGTTATCTGGATCCGCTGCGACAGTCGTTGCCCGGCAAGGCGATTGAGGCGGGCATCGTCGACGTCGCGGTACACGATCTGCGCCGGTGGACACACGACGTGCACAAGTCCGTCGACGACTCGCCGTACGGCGGCGGTCCAGGCATGGTGATGAAGGCACCGGTGTGGGGCGAGGCGCTGGACGAAATCTGTTCGGACGAAACGCTGTTGATCGTTCCGACCCCGGCGGGACGACTGTTCACACAGGCCGACGCGCACCGCTGGAGCACGGAGAAGCATCTGGTGTTCGCATGCGGCCGATACGAGGGCATCGACCAGCGGGTCATCGACGACGCGGCACGCCGGATGCGTGTCGAGGAGGTGTCGATCGGCGACTACGTGCTGCCTGGCGGTGAATCGGCCACGCTCGTGATGATCGAGGCGGTGGTGCGCCTGCTGCCCGACGTGCTCGGCAATCCCGCGTCGCACCAACAGGATTCGCATTCGAACGGGTTGCTGGAGGGGCCGAGCTACACCAGGCCGCCGAGTTGGCGCGGCCTTGACGTGCCCGAGGTGCTGCTGTCGGGTGACCACGCGAAGATCGCGGCGTGGCGCCACGAGCAGGGACTGCAGCGGACGCGGGAGCGCCGCCCCGACCTGCTGGACTAGATGTACTGACCACGGACGTTGGTGACGGCGTGGTGAGGTGACAAGACGAAGACCTCCGAGTGGAGTGCGAGCTGTCTAGGAACGCTCACCGATCTCGGAGGTCTTCGTGGTTCACCGTAATGCCCCTCTGTCCGAAACCGGTCGTCTGCGGCTGGCTCAATGCGTCGTCGATGACGGGTGGTCGCGTCGTCGCGCGGCTGAACGCTTCCAGGTGTCGGTGACCACCGTCTGTCGGTGGGTGGATCGCTATCTCGAGCTGGGCGAGGCCGGGATGGCCGACCGCAGCTCACGGCCGCATCACAGCCCCAATCGCACGCCGGTACGGACAGAGCGGCGCGTCATCGGGGTGCGTGTCACCCGACGGTGGGGGCCGGCCCGGATCGCCTACCTGCTGCGGTTGAACGTCTCCACGGTGCACAACGTGCTGCGCCGTTACGGCATTGCCAAACTGCGTTGGCTCGACCGCGCGACCGGGCGCGTGGTGCGGCGCATGGAATCGGCCGCATGTGGTGATCTCGTGCACGTCGATGTCAAGAAGCTGGGCAAGATCCCCGCCGGCGGCGGTTGGCGCATGCTGGGCCGGCAGGCAGGTAAGCACAACACGCAAGCCGATAAGAGTTCGGGACGGCGCAGTAAGTACCGCAATCCGGTGCGGGGCTACCACTTCCTGCACACGGCTCTGGACGCGCATTCGCGGCTGGCCTACTCCGAGATGCTGGCCGACGAACGCAAGGAGACCGCGTCCGAGTTCTGGGGACGCGCCAACGCATGGTTCATCGAGCAAGGAATCATTGTTCAAAAGGTGTTGACCGACAACGGATCCTGCTACCGGTCACACGCCTTCCGCAAGGCGCTGGGCGACGACATCGAGCATCGCCGCACACGGCCGTATCGGCCGCAGACCAACGGGAAGGTGGAGCGATTCCACCGGACCCTCGCCGATGAGTGGGCCTACGCCCGGTTGTACACCAGCGACGAACAGCGCTGCCAGGAGTACCCACGGTGGCTGCACAACTACAATCACCACCGCGGCCACACAGCACTCGGGGGTCAACCACCAGCCAGCCGTGTACCTAACCTCTCAGGTCAGTACAACTAGATCCGGCCGCCCGGGAACATCGTCTTGACGGCCTGGGTGATCGTGTTGCGCGCGGTGACGTCGTCGACGGGCTGCATCGAGGCGATGGCCATCACGTACCGACGGTCGGGTCCGACCACGCCGGTCGACCAGTGCACCCAATTGGCGCCGTTCCAACAGCAGAACCAGCCCTGCTTGACGGCCACCGGCTCGGCGAACAGCCCCTCGGGGATCCCGAACCGCTGCGGATAGATCCCGCCTGGCTGAGTGCCGTCCGGCGCAGTGGGCGTCGACGCTGCCAGGTTGGCCATGATGAGGTTGGCCCGCTCCGGGGGCAACCCGCCCTTACCGGACAGCAGCTTGTCGTAGTACTCGACGAGGTCGGCTGTCGTGCTCGTGGTGTTGAACCACCGCCCGTTGTACGGCGTCGAGGTCGACGCCAAGCCGTAGCGCGCGGTGACCCGCGAGACGATCGCGCTGCCGCCGCTGCGATTCCAGAAGACCTCGGCGGCGCTGTCGTCGGAAGACCGCAGCATCGCGTCGAACGCCTGCCGGTCGGCGGGGGAGAGCTGGGTCTGGCCCTGAGCCTCCTGCAGCAAGAGGTCGTCGGCGATGAACAGCTTGACCACCGACGCGATCGGCATCGCCTCGCCGTTGCCGTTGGACAGGATCTGCCCGGTGTTGCGGTCGAGAACGGTGATCGTGATGTCGGCGCCGGCCTTCGAGGCCTCGGCGGTGGCCTGCCGGATGCGGTCATCCAGGCCGGTGAACGTCGCGGCGGGCTCGTCGGGCGGCGACTCCGGCAGCGGCGCCCTGGTGCCCATCGGCGCGACGACCGTCAGTTGCGGCGGCGCGGACTCGGCGGAGTCGCCGTACACCTTTGCTTCACAACCAGCGATCAGGGGGACCGCAACGACGACAGCTGCGGTCGCCGTGACCAGTTTCGGCGGCCGCCCTCGCATGGTCCTCCTTGCCGATTTGTCACCCCCTGACGGTGGTCAAGCCTAGCCGCTGACCGTACTCAGCGTATGGTTAGTTGGCCTTGGCGTTTCGGGGGTCGGCCGTGACGATTTCAGGGATCGACGCCGATCTGGCACAATTGAGCAGTTGTCCGCGCAGGCCCAGTTTGCCCGCCGCGCGACGCCCCAGATAGGCCCGACAGACCGGCTCGGCGACGCGTCACCTCGTGACCCACTGTCCGCAGCCGCCAACAACAAGGAAGTGTCTCCGATGAACACGCTGGACTTCGTCGATCAGACGTCGCTGCGCGACGACATTCCGGACTTCGGCCCCGGCGACACCGTCAACGTGCACGTCAAGGTCATCGAGGGCTCCAAGGAACGCATCCAGGTGTTCAAGGGTGTCGTTCTTCGCCGCCAGGGCGGCGGCGTCCGCGAGACCTTCACCGTGCGCAAGGAAAGCTACGGCGTCGGCGTCGAGCGCACCTTCCCCGTGCATTCGCCCAACATCGACCACATCGATGTCGTCACCCGTGGTGACGTGCGCCGCGCCAAGCTGTACTACCTGCGCGAGCTGCGTGGCAAGAAGGCCAAGATCAAGGAGAAGCGCTGACTTCGCGCATCGGAGTCTGATCCTTGGAAAGCGACGAGCGCGGCGGTGAGCGCCGTGCTGGCTACCCTGATGCGGTGACCGACTCTACGGACCCTCAGGACTTGACTTCTGATCCTTCGCCCGAGACCGCCGAATCGGTCACCGACGAAACAACGGAAGAACCCAAGAAGCGCGGCGCGCTGCGCGAAGCGGCGATCCTGATCACCATCGCGGTGGTCCTCTACTACGTCATGCTGACGTTCGTCGCGCGGCCGTACCTGATTCCGTCCGAGTCGATGGAGCCCACGCTGCACGGCTGCACAGGCTGCACGGGCGACCGGATCATGGTCGACAAGGTCACCTACCGGTTCAGCACGCCGGAGCCCGGCGATGTGATCGTGTTCAAGGGCCCGCCGAACTGGAACATCGGCTACAAGTCGATCCGCTCCAAGAACACCGCGGTGCGCTGGGTGCAGAACGCGTTGTCGTTCGTCGGTTTTGTGCCGCCCGACGAGAACGATCTCGTCAAACGGGTCATCGCGGTGGGCGGGCAGACCGTGCAGTGCCGCGCCGACACCGGACTGACCGTCGACGGCAAGCGGCTCGACGAGCCGTACCTGGATCCGACGACGATGATGGCCGACCCCAAGCTGTATCCGTGTCTGGGTCCCGAATTCGGCCCGGTGCACGTGCCGGAGGGCAGGCTGTGGGTGATGGGTGACAACCGCACGCACTCGGCCGATTCGCGTGCGCATTGCGGCAATACGCCCGAAGCCGCCCAACAGGGCCTCATCTGCACGGGCGACCCGATGCCGGGCACCGTGCCGGTGGACAATGTCATTGGAAAGGCACGGTTCATCGCCTGGCCACCGTCGCGGTGGGGTGGAGTCCATGCGGTGAACCCGCAGACTCAGTAGCTCACTAGGGGGAACCTGCTCTTGCCGGCGACATGGCCTCCGCGAACGGTGATCCGGAAGTCCTCGGGCCTGCGCACCCTGGAGTCCGCGCTGTACCGTGGCGGGCTCGGCCCGGTGGCGGGTGTCGACGAGGTCGGCCGCGGCGCATGCGCGGGCCCGCTGGTGGTCGCCGCGTGTGTGCTGGGACCCAACCGGTTGGAGAGCCTATCGGCGCTCGACGACTCCAAGAAGCTCAACGAGAAGGAACGTGAGCGGCTTTTCCCGCTGATTAGCCGCTACGCGCTGGCGTATCACGTGGTGTTCATCCCGTCGGTCGAGGTCGACCGACGCGGAGTGCACGTCGCCAACATCGAGGGCATGCGCAGGGCGGTGGCGGGCCTGTCGGTGCGGCCCGGGTATGTGCTTTCCGACGGGTTCCGGGTACCCGGTCTGCCGATGCCGTCGCTGCCGGTGGTCGGTGGTGACGCGGCCGCGGCGTGCATCGCGGCGGCCAGCGTGTTGGCGAAGGTGAGCAGGGACCGGCTGATGGTGAAGATGGAATCAGAGCATCCCGGCTATGGATTCGCCGACCACAAGGGCTACAGCACCCCGGCCCACAGCGCCGCATTGGCCGAACTCGGACCGTGCAGCGAACACCGCTATTCGTTCATCAACGTGCGGCGGCTGGTGGCGGTCGAAGGCGAGCTGGTACCGGACGATGCGCTCGACTGGGAACCCGAGCAGCAGAGCCAACTGGGGTAGGGGAGAATGGACTCGATCGATATGAAGGACAGCTGAGCAGATGAGTGCCGAAGATCTCGAGAAATATGAAACCGAGATGGAGCTCTCGCTCTACCGCGAATACAAGGACATCGTCGGGCAGTTCAGCTACGTCGTTGAGACCGAGCGGCGGTTCTACCTGGCCAACAGCGTGGAGCTCGTGCCACGCAACTCCGACGGCGAGGTCTACTTCGAGCTCCGGCTGGCCGATGCCTGGGTGTGGGATATGTACCGGCCCGCCCGCTTCGTCAAGCAGGTGCGGGTGATCACGTTCAAGGACGTCAACATCGAAGAGGTCGAGAAGCCCGAACTGCGGCTGCCCGAATAGTCACCCGAATGCGCCGCTGGGGATGGTCAGCGGCAGGTCGACCGAGCTGAGCAGGCCGGGCCGGGCCGCCACCACGTACGGGATGGCGTTGACGACGCGCATCGCGGTCGCCACCATGGCGCCGGCCCCCGACGTCATGCTCTCGATGCCCGCGCTCCTGCGGTCGCGCACGGTGGCCGTCATCGTGCAGTCGATGTCGGGTTGGCCGGTGATCACCACCCGGTAGCCGAGGGCGCCCGGCAGGGTGGGCCAGTCCGGGGCGACGTCGGGTGCGAGCCGGGTGACGTGTTCGATGACGATCGCCTCGCGTCCGTCGACCACGCCGATCGCCTGCATGCGCAGTGCACCGCAGGTGCCCGCTTCGACGGTGCCCATCGACACCTGAAGCGTCCGATCCGTCACCGCGCGGTCCAACGTCTCGCGCACCTGAAGCACCTGCACGCCC
It contains:
- the lepB gene encoding signal peptidase I is translated as MTSDPSPETAESVTDETTEEPKKRGALREAAILITIAVVLYYVMLTFVARPYLIPSESMEPTLHGCTGCTGDRIMVDKVTYRFSTPEPGDVIVFKGPPNWNIGYKSIRSKNTAVRWVQNALSFVGFVPPDENDLVKRVIAVGGQTVQCRADTGLTVDGKRLDEPYLDPTTMMADPKLYPCLGPEFGPVHVPEGRLWVMGDNRTHSADSRAHCGNTPEAAQQGLICTGDPMPGTVPVDNVIGKARFIAWPPSRWGGVHAVNPQTQ
- a CDS encoding ribonuclease HII → MPATWPPRTVIRKSSGLRTLESALYRGGLGPVAGVDEVGRGACAGPLVVAACVLGPNRLESLSALDDSKKLNEKERERLFPLISRYALAYHVVFIPSVEVDRRGVHVANIEGMRRAVAGLSVRPGYVLSDGFRVPGLPMPSLPVVGGDAAAACIAAASVLAKVSRDRLMVKMESEHPGYGFADHKGYSTPAHSAALAELGPCSEHRYSFINVRRLVAVEGELVPDDALDWEPEQQSQLG
- a CDS encoding DUF2469 domain-containing protein, which encodes MSAEDLEKYETEMELSLYREYKDIVGQFSYVVETERRFYLANSVELVPRNSDGEVYFELRLADAWVWDMYRPARFVKQVRVITFKDVNIEEVEKPELRLPE